Below is a genomic region from Medicago truncatula cultivar Jemalong A17 chromosome 3, MtrunA17r5.0-ANR, whole genome shotgun sequence.
AATTTCACTATTAGTTCATGAGATGGCAATAAATATTGATTGTTCATTTCTGATTTTGCAGATACAATTGAAGTCATTAGCAGAAGAAATGCAGGCAATTACCAAGGGACTAGAAAAAGTAAACCAGGAGCTTGCTGCATGTGAAAAAGATGGCCCAGTGTCTGAAGTTTTCCGTAAGGTGTGGCATTTTTGTGTTTCTCTATTGAttctttattattatatcatgaaAAAGGCATAGTATAGTGCAAAGAAATTTGGTGTCTAAACTTAATTCATAATATGTGCTTTTCTATACCATGAAGTCTGACATTGTAATTATTTCTATGActatcataattaattatttcaaGTTTACAGTGGGAGTTCTAGTTTAGATCTGTGGATTAAGGGTCCcgtagattttttttcttaattgatATCTTCATTGTACTTGACAATTTTGGATGCAATTTTTCTGTCTGAATCttttaatttgtaaaatgaGATTTAAAGCTAGATTATTGTGAAATGTGAAGCCAATGGGCAATACGGTTCTCTTTAATACCTATTTCCCCTTAAGTAAGGGATGGTATCGTTGTTCCAAGAACCACTCTATAATTTGCAACTAAACCtagagaataaataaaataggagATAAACTCCTCCTCGCGTTCAAGCACAATACTTGCTTGCTCATGCCCTTTCCAAAATATTTCATTCCCCTTACGTTCCCCTCTATAATCACCTTTTCTTCATTACAAAGTCACACTACCCAATACTCCACTGTCACCTGTCATTGCCTTCAGTTACTCTTGTGAGTGAGTATTTTCATTATTTCCCATTGTACCCTCCTAATAACCGTGAGTCTAACTTTATAAAAGCAGCTTTAtgttctttcaaatttttaactATGATGGCTAgagatgtatttggtctatttgGTTGAGATGGCAAGTTCATACCATCACGCACTACTCCTTTTACAGTTTCCTGCAATCTTGTTGAGGCAATACACTTGTTTATggctttttgtttttgtctgtTGCCTAATGGAGTTGCAGTTTCTGAAATCTTTATCCTTCCCCAAAGTTGACTTTTCCCATTTTTCTGTCAAAACAAATTCAGTAGCTGATTCGGAGTTAGATTCTTAAGTCTTACGGTGGCTTATTGACGCCATTGGTTCTAAGTGCGTTCATCCTTCTAATTCTAAACTCTTCGGCACTTGTAAATACTTTTTTACCATCTTCACTATAATGATTATGTGCATGTGAAGCACTCTTGCTATTGGCCCTCTGTAATAAGTTATTAAGCATGTCTGGAACCAACTCACCAAAAGCTCAAGATATTGAGCACCGTTGCTAGTACTTACAGCTTGTCCCCTTAAATGAGTCCTAAGGGCTTGAATTcaactttataaaaatatgtgaCTGGCAAGGATCAAACTCAAAAGTTGACTTGACCATAGAGGCTCCGATACGATTTCATGAACTACATCTCCCAATGTTTATTAAGTGAGGGACATGACTACTTTCTATATTTCATCTTAGACAAAGTATTTGTGATGACACAATATGTCAGCCTCTGCTAATGTAGTCTTGTATAAACATTGACCATGTGTAGAAACAGCATTAAGGagtgctttaatttttttagaacttAACAAGTTTTTCATCGAATTGCATCCATGAAGCTTATCCTGGCATATATGGTTTCTCACCTGGTTTGTATTTTCTGTGCATTTAACttacctttttgtttttttcagaCGTTGCAAGATTTTGTTGATGGAGCCAAGTCTCAGGTGGAATTTGTTTCACAGCTATTTGAAGAAGTGGTAATAAGCTTAACCATCTTTTTTGGTAGATTATGCACAGGTATAAAGGGATATAAAGATGATATTATTTGTCTATGGACAGGGTAAAAGTGCAGATGCACTTGCAAATTATTTCGGCGAGGATCCTAAGCGTGTTCCATTTGAGCTAGGTAGGTTGATGATTATAACTTTATTTATATAGGTTTACCATCATTATTACtttcttgttgttgttatgtATCACATATTTCCATTGACGACATCAATTTTCCAGCTTATAAATCATCTTAATGATGTTTTGGAGAAAATGCATTTTACTgacctttttattttgttacagTTCTGGTTGGAAACAAGTACGCTTTTTTGTGTATGATAGTTACAAGTCGctgaaaattgaaagaaatgacTGTCCTTGGATTATATTCTAAGCagaaaattatgaaataaaggATTATGATATCAGAAAAAGGAAGGGGTGAGGGAGAAAATAGTTTaaggaataataataataataataataataataataataataataataataataataataacaacaataacaataataataacaataataataaaaaaatataaataaaaatataaaagagaaaaggaaggAATATAATCTGATATTTGTTTTGTAATGCTCAAGTTAACTTTTCGTTTTCTTAATTGCAGTTACTGCAACTATGTTAAATTTTATAAGGTTGTTTCTCAAAGCTCATGAAGAAAATATCAAACAAGCAgagatggagaagaagaaagctGAGAAAGAGGCTGAAATGGAGAAGAAAGCTGAGAAAGAGGCTGGAATGGAGAAGGGTAAAGGAAGTAAGTTGAGAAGGAAGAGTGAAAAAGATAACAAAGAAGAAAGCTGAGGAAGAGGCTGAAATGGAGAAGGATAAGGACATTGACTTGACAAGGAAGAGTGCAGAAGAGATAATTGAAGATCGTGTTTGTTCACTCCTTTGCACTGACATCATTCTCAGCCGAAGAGCAGAGATCCACTCGCGTGTAATACGTGGACTGCTTTTGAGATTGAAGTAAACTCCCTTTCCAAGATGATGCTGTGATAATTAGCCTCTTGAGGTCATTTAATGCGGCAGGATTGGGAATTCTTGCTACAGGCTGATCTTTGTACATAAAAAGGCTTAGGAGATGATTCTTTGATGGCATGTTGCGGAAAAAATCACAGCAAAATATTCTGGAATGGACAAATTTAGACCCAGCATGGATGCCTACTGAGAATGCTTGAGAATCTATCTGCATCTAATGCTTGCTATGAAGATAATGGatctgattcttcaattcaacATGAAATTTTGAAGCGGGACATGTCTTCTATTGCAATAGAACTCGCATTGGCGTTCATCATTCATTGGCATATTTTTCCAGCTCCCGAGCACATGTTTTTCGATTGTAAAGCACCGGAGTCCGACAGTAGTACCATCTAACCTTGTACAAAGTTCTAACCCTCTTCTTTTAGGATCCAATTCTTTCTCATGTAACATATAAATtagtttctctttttctttattaataGAGATTTTTGTAGGATTAGCCCCCAAACAGGTTTTGTATAGTTATCAGGTTGAGAAAAGAATTAGGAATCAGGTCTCTTTAGTGGTGTAGCTTATAGGTGAACAACAACAGGTTGAGATAGAAATCCTAGCTTACATTTAtctttaaaatgcaatacacGATGGTGAAGTGTAAAAGCTTCTTGTTTCATTCACTTTTGCCAAATCTAGCAAATGAAATTTAGCACACTGGACTCTTTACACACATTTTGGTTGTCGAAAGATACATTGCATATTCAAGTGTTTAGTGTAGTTATTTGATGGTGCCATCGTTGATTTACCTCACTTGTTGcatctttattttcatttgagcAACATTTCAGCTCTAATTGTTTACTGTCATTGAACATTGATTGTTTAAAGTTATAATTATTGTTTGCTTGAGTGATTATAGTTCAAAAGGTTACCTGATTCATTAAAGCCATGTGTTTGACACAGTGAAAGCATGTTTGACACTATTTTGTGACAGgtaattgatttgatttttaagaaaaataagtctttcgAGAGGTCTTATCCTTGTTTTGGTGGCTTCAAATAAGATAGCCTCCTCATATTGTCGTTTATTTCATAAAAGAATTGAGTTCCATAGACTAGAGTTTATACAACACATATACTAATAATAGCAACATTGTATCATCCATCATCCATTGATTTTGACCTGTAGATTGTTAGATGCACTCTGAAAGGGAATTGATAGCTATGTATCACTAATGTTTCAGATTGAAGGCATGTCCAATGTATGAAACATATCAATGTCCGACACTGACATGACACTAACACGTGCAGTTACATTCGGTTTTTTCAGATAATTTTAAGTGTTGATGTGTCAGTGTTGTTATAAGTGTTGTGTTTGTGTCATTGCTTGATAGATTGAGAGGCTTGAGCTAATGCAAAATGAACTTGTCACTCATTGTGGCCCACATAGATAAGTGTTTTCTAATTTTAGCCTGAAAACAAAACAGGAAACCACTTTGCCTCTGGCTTGTCTGTAACAGAACTGAGAGAAATTATGTATGCAGCAAGTAACTCCTAGATTTGGTAAAAGCCAAGATTAACAATCAGATACAAGAAATTATGTGGCTTTTCCTAACTACACCTAAAGTGCAAGGGAAGTAATTAAGCATAGTCCTTTGTATTATTCACACTGTATTATATTACTAATCAATTTACAAGTGATGAAAAAAAGAggacaaattttaaaaaaattaaaagaaaaacattaaaatgtAATGATGAACTAATCTCCAGCTTCTTGTTCTTGCACATAGCTGAGATTGAAACCTTTACGCCTTCGAAATTGCTCGATCGGTTTGGTTTCTTTCGAGTAACAAACAagaattggtttttttttcttcaaataccTGCAAAAATAACTTCTAGCTCTTCTCTCTTTTGAGAAACATAAGTAGGAAAGCCTTGATCAaattaataacaacataagTAGAAAAGCCTTATATGTTACTCATGGTAGTTCTTGAAAATTCTTGATTCCCAAGTAACCATAATAATTGTCCTCCTCTATGAGTTCAATCCTTAAAAAATGCTTGTCTTCCTTGTCAATCAATGATCCTCTTACTTTGCAGCTTTTGTAAAACATGTAACTCACAATAGTGTcaatgatgatgaagattgagTACAAATAAGCAATGAAAATACCCTCCAAAGCTATGAAAAACCATGACTTTTCATCAATGTAATATCCTCTCACGACCCGGAATTGAAACAAAGCTTCAATGGCAGCCAAACCTACATTAACAGGAAGTGCCAAGAACAAAGCCATCGATGTCCGTCCCCTTAGAACAACACATGCTTTCAGAATTGTCATATAACCTCCATGTCCCTCCACACCAGATAGCGTCAGCGCCATGTTGCATATCACGAGTGCATTCGCGAGGATCACAGAGAACAAAACTGCAGCTGCAGCCGAGAGAAAAACGGTGAAACTAGACGAAGAGTTTCCCAGCCCTTCAGTAAAACTAAATGCAAGAAAAAGGAAGCAAAAAGTAGTTGCATTTGCAGATAGAATGAATAAAGTATTGTAGATATAGGTGTGAAGGATTGGTTTGTAATTATAAGATGAAGGTTgaaaattttctttgtttttattcaAAGCTTGAATTATGAAAGCTTTTGCAATGAGGAAAAAAGTGAGAGTGAAAGGAAGTGTGAAGATTGAGGAAGTGATTGTTTGAGAAACTTTAAGGTTAAGAACAGTAAACAATTGTGATGAAGAAGGAAAGCCTGCAGCATCAAAGAGAGTTTTTAGGTGATTGTATATTTGAGGGAAAAGGGATGAAGAAAAAGGGACTAATGCTTGTGAAAGGAGTATTGATGCTGAGAAAGGAAATGCTAGAATTGATATTGTTATGGTGAAATATTGATAGTTTTGAAGAAAACTATGAATTGATCTTCTAAGAATTTTGTATGAGACTTCCATTGAAATTggtatcttttttgtttttgcttcaaCAAGAGAGGAGGGTGAGGAATTGAGAAGCTTCTTAATTCTCACAAAAATGTTGTGTTCTTTTCTTTTGGAAGGGTAGGTTGGAGAGTTTAAAGAGGTTGATGATTTTAAGAAATGGATAGGCCAACTAAAATTAACTAACTAATGCTAAAGGTGGAGTTGTTTAGGCTTTTAGACtatactttttattatatttaattaattagctAAGATGATTTTGAAGAATTGTAGATTTTTACTTTTGTTATGTATTAGACTatactttttattatatatttaactaaTTAGCTAAGATGATTTTGAAGAATTGtagttttttccttttgttatgTATTAgatactttttattatatttaactaATTAGCTaagatgattttgaagaagagttttttccttttgttatgTATTAGACtatactttttattatatttaattaattagctaagatgattttgaagaattgttgaattttgattttgttctgTAAATTTCCACCaacttaaatatgtatttgttttagatttttgtgTCCAACTAAAAGGATTTTAAGTGGGTGGAATTGATTGTGTCAGCACAAAATTCTAGCATTTTTTTTTGGcataattaattttgatgagTCTATTTTACAcatacaaaataattatattttacccTCAATTTTATTAAGATTATCTTATCCTCCAAATATTTGTCCtattatcaaattttaaaattgtactTTATTAGATTAATACTGCCAAATTCTAAACCAAATCAATTAATTAGGTGTGTTTAATTAAGAGCATAGGAAACGTATTTTCTATGGCATCACTGACTTGACAAGTTAGCAATAAGTGATTTGGTATGACATGCTTTTCGTCTAtgttttaattatgaaatatgaaatgtCTACTtggtttttcttatttttgagGGGAGGTGCCTACTTGCTTAAATTGCACATAATTGAGTAGCTCATCATTATTTGCTAGAATCCATTACAAGTCCagcaaatatatttaaattatgagacttgatcaattattcaattttgtCCCCGTTTGCCTTGAAATTCAAGTGCCATATCATAATAAGTTTCAATAATAATCTAACTAAAGTATACTTTTTTCATACAATTCAGACACAAGTAAAAAATGGGAAATGTAAGAAAACAAACTTTACACATTATTTAGACTTGAATAGAAGGCAAGCGGGCAATAAACAGCGTCGCTAGGCCTTTTTGGATGGCTAAATCAATCTtcgtaaacacaacattcatggtCCTAGGAGACATGACATTGTTATGCATGACCTTTTGAACTCTCTGTAGAAGGTCAACAATTGTTGGTGCTAGGAaatcaaaagtgtaaaaacaaatGGTATAAAAACACGTTGATTGTCAGAACACACTTTCTTATGTTTGATCACTTTGATTGACGCAGCTTTTAGGGCTGCTTGTCCTACGGTAAAAGGCCTGACACCTAATCCCACAAGTGTTGAAACCTCGGTCAAGTCTACACATGCATGTTTTCCTCCTACCCATCCATACACCATATAGCATCCGTAAGCCAGAGTGTTGATCTTCTATCTAATGGATCAGTCAGGAAGTTACAGACGCCTCCTTCTTCacagatttaattttttaagaaccAAGAGAACTTGAATATACAATAAGGGAACTCTTAAACTTAACTAGAAGTACGGTGTTCGAATTTATCATCTAAAAGTAcaacaatattaaatttattgaagaaGAGTTTAATTACaccaacaaatattatttttcaagaaAGTAAATAGACATAGACAataatgcaaaataaaatagaaaacaagacattgacaaagaaagaaaatgtaatTTAGTTATTCGTTTTGCTTAATAGAGAATAAATAATGTGAGAAAGAGAGAATTTGGGACCCTAAATATTTTGGCACTTTTCTTTTTCACGTGGGTATATAATAATTGAACGTAGGTTGTAAGATAAATGCATGCGTTGCCTTTTTTTACCTGAAAAAGagaagattattttttattttttattttacctgagactattttttatttaattttgagactatttttttttttgtgacaaaaaatattcgactttattttataaagaaaaagattCCTTCTTATTAGTACTCATTCAGTATCTCTCAAATCACTAACCAAGCATTTGGACAATTGTTAGTGCAGTGCTACATATTTTacgaaaacaaaattaacaaatggaatgaaattttattttttactcaagagttagttttttcaaaacaataaaatataaaagtggtTTTTCATGGATATTATAAGGCTGTTGACATTGCAATTAATGGATAAAAAAATTTCGTCTAATTTGTTGCCATTGTATGTCTTGTGTAAGAAAGAGCATTTCTCATATATTTtcatgtatttaatttttacacGCAAGTAAATTTTTTGTATAATAGCCCCGTGAACATATATAACTTGGTTGGCAGAGACAATGCATTGTTTTATGTAAGGTTGAAGTTTGAATAGAACACCCTAATTGCTCACCTTAAAACCTGAATTCTAGCGACTAAGCTagtttaccattttttttttcttttgtaaactatcaatttattataaatataaactttGGCTAACATTGCTTCTCTGTAATTATTAGGGGTCTTTCTAATACACCTTGTACTTTAGAGATTCTTaactttgttaatatatatgttccattttttattgttcattttcttttattataaacatattattatattcCTTGAATTTTATTAGAACTGTTTCTAAATTTAGACATATGAGCAGTTACAGTTTGTTAATAATgtagtaaatttttttaaggctaaaatatggttttagtccctggtttaaaaaaaatttgtttttggtccctgcaaaaatttttgtttttgaaaatagtccctgaccccacttttgtgatgatttgcatacgtggcacattataactgaaccaattttgtagtttttggtccctgcaaaatattttgtttttaaaaaaggtccctgtaaaattttttgtttttgaaaatagtcccttcagggactattttcaaaaacaaaaaattttgcagggaccaaaaacaaattttttttttaccagggactaaaaccaaaacaaggcatatttgcagggactaaaaccatattttagcctttttttaaTCTTGAATATCCATAGTATTTTGTTAGGGTCAAAATCAAAGCATGTTTTCTTCTGTTACAGTTACCATGACTGGTGGAAACATCCGCTCCCTTGTATATGCATTAATGTGTAATTTAGTTTGTCTGTTTGGATGGTGCTATAATTTAGACACCTTgactttgtaaatatttgcaGATGTTTCTCCTTTTCACGCCTTGTGTGGGGGCATTCACGGATGTttataatatatctcattttgatttgttaatttttttttactaatccttttaatatatatttaattagtaaATATCATTTTAGACTGAAgttcaatcataatcatcagataattacaaatatttgattttaagcataattgtttctttaaaaattcatatgttgCTTGTGATTTGTTGACGAcagtataattttttcttatgcCTCCAACCCCGATggataaaaatttaaactttttttttattttcacataaAGATGTCATGTCACCTAATACATTCCCCAACACACATATCGCAAACAGGACAAAACTAAGTGATATAAAAATAGCTTAgcttttaccaaaaaaataaaaataaataccttAGCTTAAATTTCtatcaataattaattatactataatactaataaaaaaggACCTCGACATATTGTGAAAGcattaaatcattttaaaatcaaactcTATGCATTATGAATGATTGTGGGTTGGGTAGAAGTTGAGTTCTAATATCACTTGGAGGTTTTGGTGGCCAATGAGTGAGACAcgagatgttttttttttttttcctgctaTAATAACTACAAGTATCATTCAGTTGGTGAGCTATGTGCTTGCGTATGTTGACCTAGTTGGTTAGTTAGGGAGTTTTCAATTAGGGATATGAGGTTTTAATCTTATCTACTTTATCttaatttgaattgatttagTTATTATGGCATAATATAAAAGGAATAAATTATGCAAAGGAGACAAAGACTTGTCTTTGGTTTAAGTTCTAGAAAATTACTCTTTAGGCTTTTAATATTTCTCCTAGCCACCCTAAAAATGTAAATACACCCCCCTCCTCCTCCCCTCGCCGGTCAGAGTAATCTGCCGTTGTAAAATCgtaacggcagttaactgctgttAGTTGTACGACAACGACAGTTATTTGTCATTCTTGGTATTTTTCACTTATAAGGAAACATACTTCCACCAATTTATTCATTCACTAATTTTTTCGCTTCCTCCATTAAAAAAtgccaaattttgaatttattgttGTAAAATCATGGTCTCACATCATTGAAATATGATTGTTAGAAGGTTTATACACTCATTTGACGTCAAGAAATGTGTAATGTATCTTCTAACCCATTTATATTGTGCAATTTTTCTGTCATATTTTCGCAAAAATATGACATGATTGTAATGACACTTAACTACTGTTGAAGCTAACAACAGTTAAGTGTTGGTATCAACGGCGGTTAAGTGCTGTTGGagcaaattgttttttttttttttttgcattattTCCCACAT
It encodes:
- the LOC25488803 gene encoding uncharacterized protein, encoding MEVSYKILRRSIHSFLQNYQYFTITISILAFPFSASILLSQALVPFSSSLFPQIYNHLKTLFDAAGFPSSSQLFTVLNLKVSQTITSSIFTLPFTLTFFLIAKAFIIQALNKNKENFQPSSYNYKPILHTYIYNTLFILSANATTFCFLFLAFSFTEGLGNSSSSFTVFLSAAAAVLFSVILANALVICNMALTLSGVEGHGGYMTILKACVVLRGRTSMALFLALPVNVGLAAIEALFQFRVVRGYYIDEKSWFFIALEGIFIAYLYSIFIIIDTIVSYMFYKSCKVRGSLIDKEDKHFLRIELIEEDNYYGYLGIKNFQELP